From the genome of Ananas comosus cultivar F153 linkage group 16, ASM154086v1, whole genome shotgun sequence, one region includes:
- the LOC109722606 gene encoding glyoxylate/succinic semialdehyde reductase 2, chloroplastic, which produces MRYSGGTSGPYRDPFSSSSASSSPSLALREPLLPSPMAAPSILCPRIPIAPLRRPSLLLPRSFSAFASPVSSRLPDEAPKGKEFSGSVGFLGLGIMGSPMALNLLKAGCDVTVWNRTKSKCDHLISLGAKFGSSPAEVTSSCNVTFAMLADPGSALVVACGTNGAAEGMGPGKGYVDVSTVDGATSKLINKQIKDTGGSFLEAPVSGSKKPAEDGQLIFLTAGDASLYETVAPLLDIMGKLRFYLGDVGNGAAMKIVVNMIMGSMMASFSEGLLLSEKVGLDPNVLIEVVSQGAISAPMYSVKGPSMVKAAYPTAFPLKHQQKDLRLALGLAESVSQPIPIAAAANELYKVAKSRGLSDQDFSAVIEALRTKMHSSEQ; this is translated from the exons ATGAGATACTCGGGAGGAACATCGGGACCTTATCGCGaccccttctcctcttcctctgcttCCTCCTCTCCTTCACTCGCTTTACGCGAACCTCTGCTCCCCTCGCCCATGGCGGCGCCCTCCATCCTGTGCCCTAGAATCCCAATCGCGCCCCTTCGACGCCCCTCGCTTCTCCTTCCTCGATCCTTCTCGGCCTTCGCCTCTCCCGTCTCTTCACGGCTCCCCGACGAAGCTCCCAAAG GGAAAGAATTCTCAGGCAGTGTTGGATTTTTGGGTCTTGGAATCATGGGTTCGCCCATGGCACTGAACCTTCTCAAGGCTGg ATGTGATGTTACTGTTTGGAATAGAACTAAAAGCAAATGTGATCATCTCATCAGTCTTGGTGCTAA ATTTGGATCTTCACCGGCAGAAGTTACTTCATCTTGCAATGTGACATTTGCAATGCTTGCTGACCCTGGAAGCGCA CTTGTTGTTGCATGTGGAACCAATGGAGCTGCTGAAGGAATGGGTCCAGGAAAAGG TTATGTTGATGTATCAACTGTTGATGGAGCCACCTCGAAATTAATCAACAAGCAAATTAAAGATACAGGAGGATCTTTTCTGGAG GCTCCAGTTTCAGGCTCCAAAAAGCCTGCAGAAGATGGCCAGCTTATTTTCCTTACTGCTG gTGATGCATCCTTGTATGAAACTGTGGCTCCACTCTTAGACATCATGGGCAAG TTGAGATTCTATCTTGGGGATGTCGGGAACGGTGCAGCGATGAAGATCGTGGTTAATATGATCATGGGAAG TATGATGGCTTCATTTTCAGAAGGGCTGCTGCTTAGTGAGAAAGTTGGACTGGACCCCAATGTTCTTATTGAG GTTGTTTCTCAGGGTGCTATTAGTGCTCCGATGTACTCAGTGAAGGGTCCTTCAATGGTTAAAGCAGCATATCCTACTGCGTTCCCTTTAAAACATCAACAGAAG GATTTGAGACTGGCTTTAGGACTAGCCGAGTCAGTGTCTCAGCCAATCCCAATCGCGGCGGCCGCAAACGAGCTCTACAAGGTTGCCAAGTCTCGTGGCCTCAGTGACCAAGACTTCTCAGCAGTTATCGAAGCATTGAGAACGAAGATGCATAGTTCGGAGCAGTGA